One genomic region from Bufo bufo chromosome 3, aBufBuf1.1, whole genome shotgun sequence encodes:
- the NIPA2 gene encoding LOW QUALITY PROTEIN: magnesium transporter NIPA2 (The sequence of the model RefSeq protein was modified relative to this genomic sequence to represent the inferred CDS: inserted 1 base in 1 codon), translating to MGQDKGKFDFYIGLSLAISSSIFIGGSFILKKKGLLRLARNGSMRAGQGGHAYLKEWLWWAGLLSMGAGEVANFAAXAFAPATLVTPLGALSVLVSAILSSYFLSEKLNLHGKIGCLLSILGSTVMVIHAPQEEEIENLNEMSIKLADPGFLLFATGVVIVSLILIFVVGPSHGQSNILVYISICSVIGALSVSCVKGLGIAIKGLFAGEAVLKNPLSWILLISLIVCVSTQINYLNRALDIFNTSLVTPIYYVFFTTSVLTCSAILFKEWQHMTANDMIGTFSGFMTIIIGIFLLHAFKDVSLTLSNLPVSLRKDERLLNGNLSNIIYEHLNGDEESHHCDIDQQINENTASRRNGSLATF from the exons ATGGGTCAAGACAAAGGAAAATTTGACTTTTATATTGGTCTCAGCCTGGCGATTAGCTCAAGTATATTTATCGGTGGCAGCTTCATCCTGAAGAAGAAAGGGCTGCTGCGGCTGGCAAGAAATGGCTCTATGAGAGCAG GTCAAGGTGGTCATGCGTATCTGAAAGAATGGCTGTGGTGGGCAGGGCTCCTCTCAA TGGGAGCTGGTGAAGTTGCAAATTTTGCTG TAGCCTTTGCACCGGCAACACTTGTGACCCCATTAGGAGCCTTAAGTGTATTAGTCAG CGCCATCCTGTCTTCATATTTCCTAAGTGAGAAACTAAACCTTCATGGAAAAATTGGATGTTTGCTGAGTATATTGGGATCAACAGTTATGGTCATCCATGCCCCTCAAGAAGAGGAGATTGAAAATTTAAATGAAATGTCCATCAAGTTAGCTGATCCAG GTTTTCTGCTTTTTGCTACAGGGGTGGTAATTGTGTCCCTTATCCTAATCTTTGTTGTCGGACCAAGTCATGGCCAGTCCAATATATTGGTCTATATCTCCATATGCTCTGTGATTGGAGCGCTGTCGGTCTCGTGCGTTAAAGGACTGGGAATTGCTATTAAGGGACTATTTGCTGGAGAAGCCGTCCTGAAGAATCCCTTGTCCTGGATCCTACTGATCAGCCTTATTGTGTGTGTGAGCACTCAGATTAACTACTTAAACAGAGCTCTGGACATATTTAACACCTCACTAGTGACGCCTATTTACTATGTGTTCTTCACCACCTCAGTGCTTACCTGCTCTGCAATTCTATTCAAGGAGTGGCAGCACATGACTGCCAATGACATGATTGGCACCTTCAGTGGTTTTATGACTATCATCATTGGCATCTTTTTACTGCATGCCTTCAAAGATGTCTCTCTTACCCTATCCAACCTGCCAGTTTCTCTCCGAAAGGATGAGCGGCTCCTGAATGGGAACCTTTCTAACATCATTTATGAACATTTGAACGGTGACGAGGAGAGCCACCAttgtgacattgaccagcagataAATGAGAACACTGCTTCCCGGCGCAATGGAAGTCTTGCAACATTTTAA